The Sinomicrobium kalidii region CTTTTGTGGGCGGAATATTTCTCGCTGCCCAGGGAAGTTATAATGCCCACCTGGGGGTTTTGCTGAAAAACCCGTTTCTCGCCTCTGTCCTGGCATTCTTTTTCAGTACGATTTTTGCCCTGGTTATCGCCATCATCAGCCTGAAAGAATTTCCGGACAAGGAAACGATACGGCACATTCCTTTTTATATGTGGTTTATCGGAGGACTTTTCTGTGTTATGGGCATCAGCCTGTATTACTATACCATCCCCAGGCTGGGGATGGCCTCCATGATATCCCTCGGCCTGTGCGGTCAGCTTATCTTTGCCGTAATAGCCGGTCATTTCGGATGGCTGAACCTGCCCACCGAACCCATTACTCTCAGAAGGACCATCGGCGTCATATCCATGATTGCCGGTATCTTACTCATAAACCTGAAATAAAATAAAACCGATGAAAACACAAGAAAAAACAAATCTCACCAAAGCCAATATAGAAAACCTGACCTCTTTGTGGGCAACCGTAAGTTCCCCTTTCCGGTCCTATCACACACACGATTTTTTTGACTACGCCACGGTACCTGACTCCGACTGGCCCAACCGCTTATGGTTTAACCGGGATTTTACGGACGACACGATAGAAGACGTATTGCGCATCCTTAAATCGGGTGCTGTGAAATTAACCGTACCCTACTGGGATACTTACGGCAGCGAATCGTACAAAATCCTGGAATCCCGCGGTTTTACGAAAACCTTTGAACAGGTAGGGATGTCATTGCCCTTAACA contains the following coding sequences:
- a CDS encoding DMT family transporter, whose amino-acid sequence is MNQLTLSALAFVGGIFLAAQGSYNAHLGVLLKNPFLASVLAFFFSTIFALVIAIISLKEFPDKETIRHIPFYMWFIGGLFCVMGISLYYYTIPRLGMASMISLGLCGQLIFAVIAGHFGWLNLPTEPITLRRTIGVISMIAGILLINLK